One Helianthus annuus cultivar XRQ/B chromosome 12, HanXRQr2.0-SUNRISE, whole genome shotgun sequence genomic region harbors:
- the LOC110892944 gene encoding zinc finger BED domain-containing protein DAYSLEEPER-like, with the protein MVKKVRCSQIYKQQKLETMSNQIEKSGSNIASAFSSSAGFEQTKCREMIAKMILAHELPFSLVEYHWFNEFMKYNSPRYQKVSKATIIKDCIRVVEAEREKLKKVLQNVDMIALTSDYWTSNQTIGYMCLTAHFIDSNWKKQKCIIGFIELAPPHSGEFVSDGILECLIK; encoded by the coding sequence ATGGTCAAGAAAGTTCGGTGTAGCCAAATATACAAACAACAAAAGTTAGAGACCATGTCAAATCAAATTGAAAAGTCTGGTAGTAATATTGCATCTGCATTTAGCTCGAGTGCGGGTTTTGAACAAACAAAGTGTAGGGAAATGATTGCAAAAATGATCTTAGCTCATGAGCTACCATTCTCATTGGTAGAGTATCATTGGTTCAACGAGTTTATGAAGTACAACAGCCCTCGTTATCAAAAAGTGAGTAAGGCAACCATTATAAAAGATTGCATAAGAGTGGTCGAAGCAGAAAGAGAGAAGTTGAAAAAGGTTCTACAAAACGTTGACATGATCGCACTAACAAGTGATTATTGGACGTCAAATCAAACCATTGGGTATATGTGTTTGACAGCTCACTTTATTGACTCCAATTGGAAAAAGCAAAAATGCATTATTGGTTTCATTGAGCTTGCGCCACCCCATAGTGGTGAGTTCGTTTCTGACGGTATTCTAGAGTGTCTTATTAAATGA
- the LOC110895055 gene encoding 2-phytyl-1,4-beta-naphthoquinone methyltransferase, chloroplastic, giving the protein MTSLLQFSFSPVAGHPRRRRQQQRIVASADRQALFSRIAPVYDNLNDVLSLGQHRIWKRMAVDWSGAKEGSNVLDLCCGSGDLAFLLSPKVGVDGQVTGLDFSREQLVVASSRQKMQSKACYRNLKWVEGDALDLPFSDCYFDAITMGYGLRNVIDKYKALKEVYRVLKPGSKASILDFNKSTDELRTSIQGWMIDNIVVPVAAGYGLAEEYRYLKSSIQEFLTGEELEHLALKAGFSSAKHFEVGGGLMGNLVATR; this is encoded by the exons ATGACATCACTGCTTCAATTCTCATTCTCACCGGTTGCCGGACACCCGAGACGACGACGGCAGCAGCAGCGAATTGTCGCCTCCGCCGACCGCCAAGCGCTTTTTAGCCGCATCGCTCCTGTTTACGATAAC TTGAATGACGTGTTGAGTTTGGGCCAACATAGGATTTGGAAGCGAATGGCTGTTGATTGGAGTGG GGCAAAAGAAGGGAGTAATGTATTGGATTTGTGTTGTGGAAGTGGGGATTTGGCATTTCTTTTGTCTCCAAAGGTTGGAGTTGATGGTCAG GTTACTGGCCTTGACTTTTCAAGAGAACAACTAGTCGTAGCTTCATCTCGGCAGAAGATGCAGTCAAAAGCCTGCTACCGCAACCTTAA GTGGGTAGAAGGTGATGCACTTGATTTGCCATTTTCTGATTGTTATTTTGATGCAATTACGATGGGCTATGGGCTAAGAAATGTAATCGACAAATATAAGGCATTGAAGGAGGTGTATCGAGTTTTAAAACCAGGGTCGAAAGCATCAATCCTTGATTTTAACAAAAGCACCGATGAACTTAGGACATCTATTCAG GGTTGGATGATAGACAATATCGTTGTGCCTGTAGCAGCTGGTTATGGTCTTGCAGAGGAATATCGATACCTAAAGAGCTCAATTCAAGAATTTTTAACAG GTGAGGAGTTAGAGCATCTCGCTTTGAAAGCAGGattttcaagtgctaaacatttTGAAGTCGGGGGAGGACTCATGGGAAACTTGGTTGCTACACGATAA
- the LOC110895053 gene encoding cysteine-rich receptor-like protein kinase 2 isoform X2 — protein MRTSFPGCYPGSGGRIYLDGCFLRLQNYSFFEEYTSPIDTTICGNTTRKSSLFQESTSRAVVNAVSSALRNNDYFAMEEMLGSVPNDLSVYVLAECWKTLSPNSCKACLKNASMSITKCLPWSEGRVLNTGCFMRYSDTNFLNLVPVTRSSSNRGRIIAIVACVSSVTVITAALMIVVYIRKSRYIQHRRTASYDANKLAKNLNDSGLNFKYSTVEKATRHWDYSNKLGQGGFGTVYKGVLTDGREIAVKRLFFNYKFRVADFYNEINIIRSVQHKNLIRLLGCSCSGPESILIYEYMPNKSLDFFIFDKIKGKEIGWEKRFEIVIGIAEGLVYLHENTHHRIIHRDIKAANILLDFRLRPKIADFGLARSFQDDKSHISTGIAGTLGYMAPEYLAHGQLTEKADVYSFGILILEVVTGMESNRSKTTEFTDDSLLSTAWKHFKQGTVEEIFDTNLMMHMYPNINFQKEVIKVVHIALLCTQEALSLRPSMSTALKMLAKDDYPLPAPSNPPFIDELTMELNNITQSTSF, from the exons ATGCGTACTTCTTTTCCAGGATGCTACCCTGGGAGCGGTGGACGCATTTATCTTGACGGTTGCTTTTTACGACTCCAAAATTATAGCTTCTTCGAGGAGTATACAAGCCCGATTGATACCACTATATGTGGGAATACGACAAGAAAGAGTTCATTGTTTCAAGAGTCAACAAGTCGGGCAGTGGTCAATGCTGTATCAAGTGCGTTAAGAAACAATGACTACTTTGCTATGGAAGAAATGTTAGGGTCGGTTCCTAATGATTTGAGCGTGTATGTGTTGGCGGAATGTTGGAAGACTTTGAGCCCGAATTCTTGTAAGGCGTGTTTGAAAAATGCATCGATGTCGATAACAAAGTGTTTACCGTGGTCCGAGGGTCGTGTTTTGAACACGGGGTGTTTCATGAGGTATTCGGATACCAACTTTCTCAATCTTGTGCCAGTCACAAGGAGCTCTAGCAATAGAG GGAGGATAATAGCTATTGTGGCTTGTGTTAGTTCTGTGACAGTTATTACAGCTGCTTTAATGATTGTTGTATATATCAGGAAAAGCAGATATATACAACACAGGAGAACAG CTTCTTATGATGCCAACAAACTAGCGAAGAATCTTAACGACAGCGGCTTGAATTTCAAATACTCAACCGTCGAAAAAGCTACACGACACTGGGATTACTCTAATAAGCTTGGACAAGGAGGATTCGGGACCGTCTACAAG GGGGTCCTTACAGACGGACGAGAAATAGCTGTGAAGAGGCTCTTCTTCAACTACAAATTCAGAGTGGCAGATTTCTATAATGAAATTAATATAATTAGGAGTGTTCAACATAAAAATCTGATTAGGTTATTAGGATGCAGTTGTTCAGGGCCCGAAAGCATTCTTATATATGAATATATGCCCAACAAGAGCCTTGACTTCTTCATTTTTG ATAAAATAAAAGGCAAGGAAATAGGCTGGGAGAAGAGATTTGAGATTGTTATTGGTATAGCAGAAGGCCTGGTTTACCTTCATGAGAATACTCACCACCGGATTATTCACAGGGATATTAAAGCTGCTAACATCTTATTAGACTTTAGGCTTCGTCCCAAAATAGCCGATTTCGGGCTTGCCAGGTCTTTTCAAGACGATAAAAGCCACATCAGCACCGGCATTGCAGGAACACT CGGGTATATGGCTCCAGAATACTTAGCCCATGGTCAGTTAACCGAAAAGGCAGATGTCTATAGCTTTGGTATTCTAATTCTGGAGGTGGTCACTGGAATGGAAAGCAACAGAAGCAAAACCACTGAGTTTACCGACGACAGCTTACTGTCTACT GCATGGAAGCATTTCAAGCAAGGTACAGTGGAAGAAATATTCGACACAAAtctaatgatgcacatgtatcCTAACATAAATTTTCAAAAAGAGGTCATTAAAGTGGTACATATAGCACTTCTTTGCACCCAAGAAGCTCTATCTTTAAGACCATCCATGTCAACAGCACTAAAGATGTTAGCAAAAGATGATTACCCATTACCCGCCCCTTCTAATCCCCCTTTTATAGACGAATTAACCATGGAACTTAACAACATTACACAAAGTACAAGCTTTTGA